A genome region from Dolichospermum compactum NIES-806 includes the following:
- a CDS encoding NAD-dependent epimerase: MAKILVTGAAGFIGFHLSQRLLERGDQVVGLDNLNDYYDVTLKKDRLEQLLTNPNFSFHLLDLADREGIPKLFAQSSFDKVVNLAAQAGVRYSLKNPHAYVDSNLVGFVNILEGCRHTNVQHLVFASSSSVYGANTKIPFSVHDNVDHPVSLYAATKKANELMAHTYSSLYGLPASGLRFFTVYGPWGRPDMALFLFTKAILAGQPIDVFNYGKMRRDFTYIDDIIEGVIRVVDQVAKPNPNWSGNAPDPATSYAPYKNYNIGNNQPVELMHFIETLENCLGMKAEKNFLPMQAGDVPATYADVDALVADVGFKPNTSIEVGIERFVKWYRSYYQV, encoded by the coding sequence ATGGCGAAAATTTTAGTTACAGGTGCGGCTGGTTTTATTGGTTTTCACCTCAGTCAACGCTTACTAGAAAGAGGTGATCAAGTTGTAGGTTTAGATAACCTCAACGATTACTACGATGTTACCTTAAAAAAAGACAGATTAGAGCAACTTTTAACAAACCCCAATTTTAGCTTTCATTTATTGGATTTAGCAGACCGAGAAGGCATCCCCAAATTATTCGCTCAATCTAGTTTTGATAAAGTCGTTAATTTAGCTGCACAAGCCGGAGTCCGTTATTCCTTAAAAAATCCCCATGCTTATGTAGATAGTAATTTAGTCGGATTTGTGAATATTCTCGAAGGTTGTCGGCATACAAACGTCCAACATTTAGTATTTGCTTCTTCCAGTTCAGTTTACGGTGCAAATACAAAAATTCCCTTCTCCGTTCACGACAATGTAGATCATCCCGTGAGTTTGTACGCAGCTACCAAAAAAGCCAACGAATTAATGGCACATACCTACAGTAGTTTGTATGGCTTACCAGCTTCAGGATTGCGATTTTTTACAGTTTACGGTCCTTGGGGTCGTCCTGATATGGCATTGTTTCTGTTTACCAAAGCAATTTTAGCAGGACAACCAATTGATGTTTTTAATTACGGGAAAATGAGGCGTGATTTTACTTATATTGATGACATTATTGAAGGCGTAATTCGCGTTGTTGATCAAGTTGCTAAACCCAATCCCAACTGGTCAGGAAATGCACCTGACCCCGCGACAAGTTATGCACCTTACAAAAACTACAATATCGGTAACAATCAGCCAGTTGAATTAATGCACTTCATCGAAACTTTAGAAAATTGCTTAGGAATGAAAGCAGAGAAAAATTTCCTCCCCATGCAAGCTGGTGATGTCCCTGCAACTTATGCTGATGTTGATGCTTTGGTGGCAGATGTTGGTTTTAAACCGAATACCTCTATTGAGGTAGGTATTGAGCGATTTGTTAAATGGTATCGCTCATATTACCAAGTTTAA